The genomic stretch ATGACTTTCACTCCTCCATGTAACATTCTGCAAAGATCTTTACATTTCAAACAACCTCGTAGCTTGATCTCATCTGTTGTTCATATTTCTGTCACAAGCATCACTAAAGCCCCTACGTGTAGGATGAGTGACATTTTCGAACTTTGGCGCCCCCTGTGGTGGAAAGATAGAAGACACTGTAGCAGAGAATATACCCCATGGGACCCCAAGACCATGTAAATGAAGGGCTGACTCACGCCTCTGGAAATAGAATGTCACATAATAATCCCACAGATAGGGGCTTTCCCACACAGTAGCGTGAGACAGTGGCAAATGGTGAATTATTTATTGCTAAGGCACATATTCAAATGTCTTCTCCCTTACAGCTGGTGTGAGTGCTCCTCATACCACTGACAGCTGGGAGATTTAGTGATCTCTTGCACAAGGTCACCGCACTAAGTTTACTCCTATACTGTGGTATTCTTGTATAGCCCTGAATGCTGGGCAGAATGATTTCTGTCGTTGGCCTGTATATAATTTCTATGTGTGGTTGTTTTATTCAAAGtgctaaaaataataattatttgtGAATGAGAAACGTGTATTTATTCTATATAAGAGACAAATCCCACACCCTCTACACTGTCTTAGTCCCAGCTGTCTAAGAAAACTGTTTAGCATGTGACGACACTTTTTTCCTCATATGACCCATTTGTAGTAATCGAGGATATTCTTATTAATGTGGATTACATGAAGACCAGAGCAGAGCAATccaaacaaagcagctgaaatgcaACTAGGCGCTACTCATGTGCCTGTGCAGGCTGCTCTCTTTGGTTCAAAGATATCCGGTTACTCTGCAGCGGGTGACGCATTGCTAACTCTGTCTATCAAGTAACCAAAGCTGAGTCATTTTAAGTTAGATGTCCACAAGAGGTTGCAGAAGCAGGCTCGACTAGGTCTGCTGattcacagacaaaaacattcagGCTGAATATGTGAACCCCTCAGACCCCTCCCTCACGGGAAACTCCTGAACTTTGACCTCTTTTGGGACCAAGTTGACTTGATCTTCCACTGACAACAGCCAATGAATATGAGCCTTATTTTGATGCAATTTCATTTCTGTGTAAAGATGTGAAATTTTATAAAACACACTCCTTTAATTTCAAACTTTactcacattttatttacattcttGAGTCTTGCCATTTCTACATATCAGCAAATCAAATCCTATAACTACCATCAGTAGACTGctgagataaaaacaaacagctacaGGACAAAGTCTGTCTAGAGTTAAGAATGCATTACTACTCGCACAAATGCCCACATACTGAAGGGGATTACAAGAGCTGATTctcaaaagaaggaaaaagccAGTTAAGTTAAATAGGGCTGTCGCGTCCGCTATTTCTTGAACACTGCTGGTGAAAGGTGAGGCTTTAACCAAAAATGAGCTGTAATAGTGATAGTAGTAGaatagtagtagcagcagctgcagcagtagtagtagtagtagtagtggtagtagcagtagtagtggAAGTATGGGGTAAAATTATAGTCTTTTATTCAAGTATATGacatatttaaatataaaatattaaagCAAAGCAGTACACAGTGCAAACTAACATATGAGGAAAGGACCCTGTCCACATTTCACTCCATACATGACTAACCAGGTTTGAGTTTGGTAAGATGAGGTCATGCCgtcctcagagcagcagaataCTTCCTACATCCCATTACTTTGACCATGAGAGAATTTGGtcaagagctttttttttttggaaaaacaggTAAAATACATAGCTTCGGTGTGGTTAGTGTTTTAAGGTTAGTGTGGTAATAGATTATTTCCATGCTCTCACCAGTGACACGTACATTCTGGAGATGTTTTGTTATGGTGAGAAATGTGTTGTCCTTTATGCGTAGGTGCCCCCTGTGATGAGAAGCTCGTAGGCAGGATCTCTGCCTCTGCGGCACAGCACGACACAAGCGCACAGCATCCCCAGCATCtatgacaaagagaaagacgTCTTTTTACCGTTTTCACTGTTGAAGGGTTGTTTGCAGTTTAGCTGGATTTGAGCAATAGATCCGCATTTattatttgcttattctgaatttgatgcagcaacacgtttcaaacaagttgtaACAGGATCAacgaaagactgggaaagttgtggaatgctccaaaacacctgtttggacggagccaggctagctgcttccccaCTTGCAGTCTTTATTCTAAGCTTCGCTAATCCGCTGTTGGCTTACATTTACTGGCCAGACAGACTGATATTGATCTTGTCAGGCACGCAGAAAATGACGTATTGGGATTTTTAAATCATCAAGTATCTCTTTGTTGTAGAACACAGAGGTTGATTCCTGCAGACATTTATCATTTCACTATTTCATCTGAGAGAGTGAGAAGTCCTTCTTTGTTTTCCAAGCTATACTGAAAACATAGCGGACCGTGAAATGTGTGTACCGTTACACCCCATCCTACAACGGCAACAAATTATTACTTCTCCTCTCTTATTAGCAAAGAGCAGGGTACAAAACATTCATCTAGCAGCttcttctttctcactttcacCAGCTAGAACGACAAACCGGACCAGCAGACGGATCAGCTGTCAGGGATTAAAAGTTAATTCTGTGAGTCACTTGATGGCAGGCCAAAATAAAACTTGGCTGTTGCCTGAAGGCTGGTGTCTGTGCTCTGCCACAGAGTGTTGAGGAGGTAAAAGACGTGTCACACTGAAACACCCCACAACCACTTGTGGACTGAGATGACTTTCTCTAGTCTCAACATGTCAAACAGAGTGATgcgtcttctctctctcttaattTTTTACAACATTTAAGTATAATAGTGGACTCAGTATCGATGTTTAAGGGCTGGGTTTTTAGTTAAAAACCGCTGATGTGAAAGTTACATACCTGGATGGCAGCAAATGTCAGTGCAGTCCCGATGACATACATCATGatctccttcagcttcttcacAACCAGAGCTTCACAACCCTATAACACCGAGAACAAGTTCAGATATATGAGAGTATAACAAGTCACTCCatttgaaaatgtgacaaatttAGAGGTTGATTTACTTCTGGGTAGAGATCCTCAGGATGAGCCAGGGACCCTGTGCAGCTTCCTACATTATTTTTGCAACAGCTGATGGGTACGCTGTTGTTTTTGGATTCTTCATACCAGTGTGTATACTGCCAGTCTGAGTAATTGTGGATCCCGCAGCactgaagctgtgaaaatgaaaacgaAAACTCAAGTCAGAACACTTCCAATAGAAATACAGGTGAATCATCATTACATCTCACTGACAGAGGATTTCTGTCCTCACCTGTTTCTGAACGTAGTCGATGGCGCGACTCTGGGCATTGCTGTTGGTGCCATTGTAGTCATCGTACACTTTCTTGATGGAACTATTAACTTCATCTTCAACCTGGCAATGTTTGAGAAAGGTCAGATTACACATATGACGAAGCATCTTTTTGAGTGGAACAATGCACCAAGATTGCGCAAACAGGCAATTTAGATTAGGTTATTTATGACTGACAGATGCTTCTTGCTCTTGCTGGGTGTGATCTGCTGGGTGACAAGTTCAACATCAAACAAGGTCAAGACAAACAAACGTAGCGACTCGTATTTGACTTACTGACCTTTGCTCTGTAAACGTATCCGAGAACCACCACTGCGACTTCCGTCATGAAAACCAGCAGGAGAATGACGACAAACTGTGGATTGAATTTCAAAACTTGAGAcgcacagacagcagacagaagcTAACATGCACACGAGCAAAATGCGGACTGTCTGACACTTTTGCATTGCTCAAGTTAGACAGAAAACCACTGCTTGTGAAACAAGGGTTGAATGATGCAGTTTCTGCTCCATAATGTTTCAAAGTTCATTAATCACTTCCACCTGAACACCCTCATCTATCCAGCTGCAAACCAGCTACTTCACTGACCGTTGTAAGCCCACAGTAGCTTTCTCTCACTGTAGCGCAGCATCCAATGAGCCCAATAATGAAAAGGAGGGCTCCAACTGCAATAATGGTCACTGCTGGGATGAGCGTGTACACGTCTTCAAAGAAGTGATCGTAGTCATCGTATGTAATGAAGACATAGGCTCCAACATAGCACAGGataccagcagcagcctgtgggTGAAATGAAGGGGTGACACGGCATGAAAAACTCAATTCACTGCAACAGAGGAGCAAAAGATGTTTCACACTTTTGTCTTCACTCCCTTTATATTATCTGGTTTCTGCTGCACCGTTGATATAAATGAAGATGAACAGACTGAGGTGCTTTTATACAGTATGTCACCACTGAGAGTGCCCTCACTGAATACATGTTACTCTGCTCAGCTGAGTACAAGCTTTAGGTGCTTGTTCTTGAATATTTCCGATATTTCCGAACACACTGATGTGATTTTAACAGGTTTAACTACCCAGAGGTACACAGTCAAAAGTGGCTCCCTCTCAAActgctgcaacactgaaatGCTATTAACATATTTATGCAGCAGTAACCATATAAACCCAACCATACCTTACACACGAAAATAAACttctaaatgtgttttgaacTTGGTTTGCTAACTGTCCTCTGGTATCTGAACGCTATTATCGACATGTTTGGTTCAGTCCTAATCTCTGCTGTTTGGGGATTTAGGTTAACCCAGCGTCACAGCCTGCAGCGAGGGTCAAAACAGTGATAGTTTGACTTCAGTAAGCTACGGTGCATTTTGAGTCTTTTTACTCTAAAATGAGATGAAGTCTTGTCAGCGGGAATTATTAGACCTACCACACCATGTCTCTTGAGTAACTTGTTTCCGACAGCCCTCTGAAACTAATCCCTCCCTGGCAAAACAAAGGTCGGTTCCGGCAGCTAGCAGAGCAGCTGGCCGGGCACGCAGCTAGCTAGCTGATGCGCTGTGACGCACGTttaaaactgtcagaaaccTCCAAACTTACCCAAAATGTCAGGTTGAGAAAGACCAGGACCGTCTTAGACGACGTGATGCCGCACTGTCCCATCTTCTTCAATGCTGTACGTGTTGGAAAATAGTGCAGGTTTCTACTCAGACATGTCCCGGTCAGCTCCACCACTTGCACTCCATATCCCAACTCAGTGACACTGGATCTGATAACAACAGCGACGCAGCGCCACCAACACGACCAGAATGACAACAACAGACTCACCGGGAACAAATTACAGATTTATCCCAGAGTTTTGCATTATAACGGGCCAGAAAATACTGCAGGCATATTTTAACTTGCGAACCGTAAGTCTTTTTATTCGTGGCATATACAGTCaactgttaaaaataaaagtatgttaAATTCATGGTTGAGTATtttgctgccatctagtggtggaAAAATATAATTCGACTTTTACCTGCTGGGGCCTCATATATAAAACATTTGATTATCAGTGCCACTCTGGACTCACTGGTCAAATTACATGACCTCAAAAATACTAGAGGAAAACTGGAAATCCAGAGATAAGGTAATTTATTGTTGAAAAATAAAGGGGAAAACATATTAATCCTGAATTAGCGATCACTAAATCATCAACATGAGCACTTTGTTGTGCTTGACACAACTGCAATGAAGattttaaagtggaaatgtaaTCAAATGATTTTGTCCCTTTTGTCCACtcagtcaaatgaaataaaacccactgaaaggaaacaaaacacgGGGTAAAGATTGAAAGGGTGGCTCATATTATTTACATGAGGACGAATGTAATGTAAGCCACGTCTGAAGCTCAGGATCGTGTTCAGAGTAAAGAAACCAGACACACTGGGAGGCATACATTCAGGCATTATTTAGATTGTGCACAAAATTGCCACGTGTGCAAACTTTTCAAGATATAATCGGCATATTTGCTCATTATAATTGAACTACAGGAAACTTTTAAAACACCTTATTGCGACAGTGTCATTTTATTCAGATACAACACAGTTACATGGTTCCATTTGTTTGTGAAGGAAAATTTAAGATTCAGAAAAGTTATAGGGTTTTCTTCACATTTTAATATCCacatcattttgaaaaacacataaaagcacaggtctctgtctgcagctgctacCAGTAGTGTTAAAGCCTTCTATTTCACAGCAGTAGAGAAGCTGAAGTCAGCATGCGTGCCAAATATTTTGTCCCAGTGGCTGAAGTGTGGTGCAAAATTGGTGTTGGGTTTCTGATGGTGCACATCGTGTTTGCTGGGCCCCCCATAGATGCCAAAAGGTATCAGACGAGATGTGGACCAGGGGAAATCATAGCCACAGTGATCCTCTATAGAAACGTAGACATGCAACACCATGAACGTCCATGTGGTGAGTAGGTGGCATCTCAGGATCACAGGATTCAGTGTGGTCCAAAAGCCGACTGTGACCAGCTCCCAGCCGCCAAGACACTGAGTGGCTAGAGCGAAAGGAGATGAGTAATTATGATGGATGGCATGGAAAGTGACATACAGCCAGCGGATCCTGTGATGGAGCAGGTGCCAGATGAAGTACTGGAAGTCAAAGAGCAGGAGGTTGTCTATCACGCCGGCAATCAGCTCCAGCAGGGACGGGGCCCGGTCCGGCAGGTCCACGGGAGGCCTCCATGCCCACTGGGCCACTGATGCTGGGAGCACAAGAAACACATGGTTGTACAAGGTGACACctgcacagtgcagcagtgttgaGGCTGTCGGACGACGGCTGGGTTGGATCTTGAATTGCTGGACCCATGTCCACCTGTCTCCCATGATGTCGCAAACAAGGAAAGGGAGGCACAAGACGAAGTAGGAAGACACAGTCAGAACAatgggaaagagaggagatcTCAAATACTCTCTGTAATTGAGCTTTAGGCTGTcccacagaggctgcagcaaAGAGCCATTTCCTAAACATCTTGTCCAAAGATCTATGCTGGTGTCTGCAGGATACATCCTGAAGGTGAATATCTTAGAAATGCCCAAGGAATGTAGAAGTTTCagccagcaacagcagctaTGGTGAAGACTTTTTTCCATGAGAGTCTGCTTgtgttttgctctctctgtAGTGTCAAGTAACAGCTGGGTGCAACAGTGCAACAAATTATTCATAAACTCTGCGTAACCGGTAACATATAGTTTCACGCATGATGAATTGTTCAGCATGgaaaattattcaaaaaaaCGTGTGACTTTACTCTCTCAAACTTTTTGTTAGTGCTATATCTCTGCCATTTAACACAGATACACAAGCACAAAGGAACTATTGTTTTGTTCACTAAATGAAAGACACACTAACATGATGAGGATTCCAAAGGGGAGAAAGGAATATATTTTACAAGTCATGttttatataaaaatgaaaacagaataaaaggatgcaaaaaatgttaaaaaaaaaaaaaatgttgcatgtatgtgtttcttTGGTGTGTTCAGGTGAGCACCTGAACTGATGCGGTTCAGATTTTAACAGCAGGTCTGTTTGAATGTGAACCAAGTGCACAATCTGGACAATATTTGgcataaaatatacaaaataccATTATATGTGTATATAAGGTGAATGATACATTTATAATAAAGTAcaactgctttcattttttgctATTCTGATGTTTAAAACTTACTTCAACAGGCCCACACTGCTTCAGCAGGGCCTGCTGTAGGTTTActgtgaaaaagatgaaaaaagtgttgagaaaacaatctcaccacaaggtccgtttagctgctctggagctttcaatCAAAAGGTCTAGCTCACCTACTGAATTGGACTTGTGGTGTAATGTTTTCCCACATCAAGAATGAATTTTGAACCTCAGCTTTTAAGCCAACAAGGATGTCCTGCCACATGACTAACTCcagagcaaactccatctgctgataaAGATAATGTGATATGATTGAAATGCAGAGTAGTTACTCAATAAACCATGTGCAGTGAGACTGTTTATTGCTCTTTCCAAATAAATGAACTTTGAACCTGAGGAGAGACGTGCACTGACCCTCCCAATCTGTAGAGGGCGACAAAATGGATTTCTATCCACAGGGACCTTTCGACAGCCTGTAACTAAAACCCCCATAACCTTTATACAATACAGCCGAATGGACCCGATTGTTCCCCCAAGCGAATCGGAACTTTTCGTTGTACGTGATGACGCAAAACTACTGCGCTCTTGTTTAATACGCACGCTTCTTGTCGCACGTAGCGGAATCACTTGACAGGTAGCAGTTCGAGCTACTTTTTAACTCTTCTCTTTACACGGAATAAACCTTTACGCGGACccttgtgtttatttcaggtAACGTCATCTTCCAACAATAACTTATTTGTTCTGAATTGAGTCGGACACTTGTCCCTTACAACTGTGCGTAAAGTTAAGCTAACGCCTGTCTTTTTAGTGCTCATAGTGAATACTGGACTGGTTAACATTAGAGCAATGTGTGAACAACTTAACAGTCTGCTATTAGGAGGGTAACGTTATCCTACTTAAATACAATTAAAGATGATGCGGACGATGAGTGGACCCCTGTCTATTTGTGTATGCCAAACGTAGGAAACCAGTTACCACAAAAACCATATAGATCGCTAGATCATCCTAGTTTAGCTTTAAAAGAGATTAAAGTCCATCAGATACGCCATTAAATATAGGTGCTTCTCAcgtcctctcttttttcatcGGTTAGTTTCTTTTCCGGAAGGGGGCGTGTCTATGATTAACAGCAGCTGTTAGAGTGCAGGTGAAGAAGAGACTTGATTTGACTGGCTGTATCAAAATATGGTATCTATAGTAATAGATGGAGAGAATCTAAATTTCATGTATATGTCAAAGAAGTACTTAAATCTCTACAATCTGTGTTACTCTATTCATTCATCCAGGTGTTAATAAAGATGGAGGATGGTGAGGGCGAGAAGACAGATGAATCAGAGCCTGTGCTTCATACACAGCAGCTTTGTCGCTTCTTCTCTCAAGGAAAACACTGCAATTTTGGCAAGAAATGCAGATTCCTACACGTGAGAGATGATGCCAAAGCTCATGAGAAGGAAACCATCAGGACACCCGGCCAATCAGATGTCACATCTCCAAATTCGGAGGCCCCTGGGGGAAATGTTGGGCCGGGGCCACCTCCCACAGTCAGCCGGCGCCCATGTCGATACTTTATCTCAGGCCACTGCACCATGGAAGACAGATGCCGCTTCTGGCATCCACCACAGTTACCCTCACTGGATGACAGGGCTGTTCCTGGCAATTACGGAAGATCTGCCCAGAGGATGCCACCAGTACCCCGTCCCAGCATCCTCCAGGAGGTCAAGCTTTGTGACCTGACAGAAGATGCCGCGAAGCAGCTTCGAGACACAGAGATCAAGCAGTTGAAGAAGCGTTTTCCCAAAGATCAGCTGATTattcaggaaagaagtgatggcAAACTTACTTATTACAGGGTAAAAGTCGAGGCCACTGACCCAGACTGGGTAAACATTTTCTTctactttctttctcttctcctcctctgagagtTTAGATCTTAAATCCACCCACATATGACTTCTAtaatacagcacagcacagttttaATTTGTGAACTCCTTAACTGATCAACACAGAGTAACAGCGCCCATGATAATGTTAGTGTGATGGTGTAGTTGTTAATTAGTACAGGATAACATAGGATTTATATCAATTAAACTGCACCGCTGAGATTAAATTAAGCCTATTTGTTAAAGGGGAAATGGGGTAAAGCAGTGATTAAAACTTGGCTAGTTTGGCTCATTTGACAAGTATTTTAGAAGGATTTATTTGATATTCCGCCATCCCCTTATGGTGTTTCTTAGCCACTACGCCCCTGTACTGGGTAAAACCTAGCCAAGTTTTCCTGTAAATCAGTAATGAATTAACTTTTTCATGCTTTGGTTTGATCATAGGCTCCATAGATGAAAATGACACCACAAGAGTATCTGGAAATATGTTAACTCTGCATTTTTACCTCTAGCCTTTTGATCTGAAAGCAGTTGACATCATGGTGAGCTTCCCAGACAGTTACCCCCAGGAGGTAAAGACCAATTCTTCCATTTACATCACATGTCTTGTAATTAAACTATACAGCAAATGGTTGACATGGAAAGATCAGTTCCTCATCACCTTGATATGTTTTCTTAGATTTTCACATTGGACATACCGATGGACCAGGATCTGCCGCTGGTAATGCAAAGGTAAAAGCACGTGCAGTTTTATTTGAACATCTAATGTTTGGAGTCATTTCGCATTAACGTTTCTGTAAATCTCTGGCCACGAAGACATGTACAGCAAGCATCATTGGAGTGGCTTCAAGCCAAGCAtgcaaccaatcagcttcttgGAAAGGTAGAGCTGCTCTTCAGGCCTTTTCTTCGCTGGCTCGATCGCAGTTTGGAGAGACTGTTCACTGAAGGGGCCAGGCAGGTGAGAGCACAACCTGCATGGACAGGAGATTATGAAATGTCATCATGTTTTCTCCCTTTTAGTTGACTGAAATTACCTGTAAATACCTGCTGATAATAAGGTTCCTATTGTTTTGAATGTTGTTGCAGTTGAAAAAAGACACTGATTTGGAAAAAGCTGGATTGCAGTTTATATCATACCAGGAGCtccaggcagcagtgtgtgaaaaATCAGGGAAGGATCACTCATCTGACCCTGCCTCTGCTGATGCAGATGAGGATGTCACTGGTGAGGGGGAATGGGAGAAGACAGAAGGTGAGAGGagaatggagggagagaagttAGTGCAGCAGGAGGGATCAGATTGTGATGaagggcagcagcaggagaaagaggaggaggccagtCATTTGGTGGAGAACATCAAGATCAGTGACCCTCGCAGAGGCACAGAGGTGAAGCTGCTGGGACTGAGGCTGGGAGAGAACACAGCCACCGTAGTGGCCCAACAAATCACAGTTTGCCTTCAATGTAACAGGTAAGGGAAAAAGAGCTAAATGCCACATCACAAATTAGTTTGTTTAGTCAGGACCGGCAATGAAAGCGTAACTGTATGTCGACTGTCTGCAGGTGTAAGGTAACTGCAGACCTGACACTGACTGGAAGGACACCCTGCGCGGCTCAGTGTGACAAGTGCAGCGCAAGCATCAATGCTGCGTTCAGGCCCTGCATGCTGCACCATTACAGCGATGTCCTGGGATACCTGGACCTTCACAATGCTACATCTGCTGACCTTGTGCTCCAGGAGTGTGACCTCATTGTGGGCTGCCTCAGCTGCTCCCAGGATTGTCCTGTGCAGGTGATAAAGGATGTCCTGGCTAACACCACACATGTGGAAATCAGCTGCATTAAATGTCCTGATGAAAACGTTCTGAACTAATTCTTTTCTCTGTAATTTTCCTCAGAACCTTTCCTATGGTCAAACAAAGGAGTTTAATTGTGAACACTGCCACAGCAAACTCAGCATTTTGGCTGACAGCACAAGGTTCCAGTACATTCAGCCTCGCGCCAACAAAACAGGTTAGAGCTCACTTACATTTGCTATCAAAAGGATCAGCAAAGGTTTAAGGTCTTGCAACAACAAACTGCCACAGTTGGCTCTCTGACCAGTTACCTCACAGTTATTTAAAAAGATACACACCTTAtgcacatgaaaaatgtttgctgtACCTAAATAGACCAGACAGGCCAATGTAATGTGATTATTTCCCCACTTCTTGCAGGTTCAAGTGCATTTGCTGTTAATTATAAGATCAGAGATCCTGCTGTGCAAAAGGGGAAGCCACTGCCAGAAAAAGGAGCGTGCAAACATTACAAACAGAGCCATCGCTGGCTGAGGTATCGTCGTCACTGTGTCCTGTCTCATTTGGCATGGAAGCTCTGAGAAGAACTTGTAGAATATCATGAAACCTTCGCGACGTTGACTGCCCTCAGGTTTCCCTGCTGTGGCCGGGCTTACCCCTGTGATGTGTGCCACGATGAGGACCAGGACCACCCCATGGAACTGGCCACCAGGATGATCTGTGGTTACTGCGCCAAAGAACAAGTGAGCTGTGGACATTAGATTTTAGAGGTGCTGCATATAGAATTAAGTACTTTAAAGTATTTATTAAAGGAGTGAGAAACGTAGAGAGGCAGTGCTGGAGGTGCATATGTGCTGTCTTGACTGAGTCATTTCAATCCTTAATTAAAAGCTACTACATTTGCTTCCAGCCAGAAACAGGAATACATAAATGCTGCTGTTGGACTTTCACATTTTAGCCCtgcattgtttgttgttgcagtctTACAGTAATGGAAAGCCTTGCATCAGCTGTGGAAGCATGATGACGAAAGGTACACGCACCAGCCACTGGGAGGGAGGACTGGGATGCAGAAACAAAGTCAAAATGAGCAggtacacccccccccccaaccacgTTTATTCTGATAGCATTATGTTGTCATCAGTTATGTTATAATACACTGAGACAAAAGCAGAGGTTAAACTGTAatgcacaacacaacacagtggaAGCAGTGGGAACATTTTATTCAATGAAAAACTGGTTGAaaggttgtttgttttttctctcacttcagAAATGATCGACAAAAATATGCCAACTCCAATAAAACGGTTTCAAGGAAAGCAGCCAGTGATAAGAAGTAGATgtagatgaagaagaagaacaagaacaagaacaagaacaagaagaacaagaagaatcAGGAGGAGGATCAGAATCATCATTGCCTTaatttgtgaaaacacattatGTAATTCACTATATGACTTCAATGAAACTGACGATTTTTCCCAATAAATCATGTTGTTATGATCATTTAGTGTGAGAGTGTTtgtctttaaatctgacacatttATCAAGGTTTTAACTGTTGCATTTAATAGGATagacagaaatgaaatggagagaaatgtATGAAGGTGATTTGATCAGATTACAGATCGTATTAAAAGGTAATCTGTTAAATTGAAGATCTCCAGCATCGTAATCCAGCTGTCCTGGTTAGACCTCTCATGTCAGGAGAATGGACAGTGCAATAACTGCTTTAAGttatcaaaaatacaaaatgtagaTTTGGGACTGACTATTTTATGAAGCATCAGGTGGTCTAAATTCCAAAAATCATTTTGATAGTTTTCCCCTGACATGAATTGACACACCATGTTTCATCAGCACTAAATGAAGTGactgttaaatgttttcattttaagacGTTGAAGTAGAAGAAGttattttt from Chaetodon auriga isolate fChaAug3 chromosome 6, fChaAug3.hap1, whole genome shotgun sequence encodes the following:
- the tspan3a gene encoding tetraspanin-3 — protein: MGQCGITSSKTVLVFLNLTFWAAAGILCYVGAYVFITYDDYDHFFEDVYTLIPAVTIIAVGALLFIIGLIGCCATVRESYCGLTTFVVILLLVFMTEVAVVVLGYVYRAKVEDEVNSSIKKVYDDYNGTNSNAQSRAIDYVQKQLQCCGIHNYSDWQYTHWYEESKNNSVPISCCKNNVGSCTGSLAHPEDLYPEGCEALVVKKLKEIMMYVIGTALTFAAIQMLGMLCACVVLCRRGRDPAYELLITGGTYA
- the LOC143321641 gene encoding uncharacterized protein LOC143321641 gives rise to the protein MEDGEGEKTDESEPVLHTQQLCRFFSQGKHCNFGKKCRFLHVRDDAKAHEKETIRTPGQSDVTSPNSEAPGGNVGPGPPPTVSRRPCRYFISGHCTMEDRCRFWHPPQLPSLDDRAVPGNYGRSAQRMPPVPRPSILQEVKLCDLTEDAAKQLRDTEIKQLKKRFPKDQLIIQERSDGKLTYYRVKVEATDPDWPFDLKAVDIMVSFPDSYPQEIFTLDIPMDQDLPLVMQRHVQQASLEWLQAKHATNQLLGKVELLFRPFLRWLDRSLERLFTEGARQLKKDTDLEKAGLQFISYQELQAAVCEKSGKDHSSDPASADADEDVTGEGEWEKTEGERRMEGEKLVQQEGSDCDEGQQQEKEEEASHLVENIKISDPRRGTEVKLLGLRLGENTATVVAQQITVCLQCNRCKVTADLTLTGRTPCAAQCDKCSASINAAFRPCMLHHYSDVLGYLDLHNATSADLVLQECDLIVGCLSCSQDCPVQNLSYGQTKEFNCEHCHSKLSILADSTRFQYIQPRANKTGSSAFAVNYKIRDPAVQKGKPLPEKGACKHYKQSHRWLRFPCCGRAYPCDVCHDEDQDHPMELATRMICGYCAKEQSYSNGKPCISCGSMMTKGTRTSHWEGGLGCRNKVKMSRNDRQKYANSNKTVSRKAASDKK
- the ch25hl1.2 gene encoding cholesterol 25-hydroxylase-like protein 1, member 2, coding for MYPADTSIDLWTRCLGNGSLLQPLWDSLKLNYREYLRSPLFPIVLTVSSYFVLCLPFLVCDIMGDRWTWVQQFKIQPSRRPTASTLLHCAGVTLYNHVFLVLPASVAQWAWRPPVDLPDRAPSLLELIAGVIDNLLLFDFQYFIWHLLHHRIRWLYVTFHAIHHNYSSPFALATQCLGGWELVTVGFWTTLNPVILRCHLLTTWTFMVLHVYVSIEDHCGYDFPWSTSRLIPFGIYGGPSKHDVHHQKPNTNFAPHFSHWDKIFGTHADFSFSTAVK